One segment of Labilithrix sp. DNA contains the following:
- a CDS encoding SUMF1/EgtB/PvdO family nonheme iron enzyme: MRALVAATFGVLVTIALSARATEDAGAPCAAGMLEVSGDYCPDLEQKCIRFMPESQGGGDRCAEFAPSGPCKVATVKKHFCIDRFEYPNKQGDKPIVMKTWLEAQAICAAAGKRLCGDSEWTLACEGAHRMPYPYGRKRDANKCNIDHKLPEVDAKALADPNRRDAEVHRLWQGEASGSRAECASYYGVFDMTGNVDEWVVNESGKPFRSGSKGGYWGPVRARCRPMTTGHAERFALYQTGFRCCADAK, translated from the coding sequence ATGCGCGCCCTCGTCGCCGCGACCTTCGGCGTGCTCGTCACGATCGCGCTCTCGGCCCGCGCGACCGAGGACGCGGGCGCACCCTGCGCCGCGGGGATGCTCGAGGTGAGCGGCGACTACTGTCCCGACCTCGAGCAGAAGTGCATCCGCTTCATGCCCGAGTCGCAGGGCGGCGGCGATCGCTGCGCCGAGTTCGCGCCGAGCGGACCGTGCAAGGTCGCGACGGTGAAGAAACATTTCTGCATCGACAGGTTCGAGTACCCGAACAAACAAGGCGACAAGCCGATCGTGATGAAGACGTGGCTCGAGGCGCAGGCGATCTGCGCCGCGGCGGGCAAGCGCCTCTGCGGCGACAGCGAGTGGACGCTCGCGTGCGAGGGCGCGCACCGGATGCCGTATCCGTACGGGCGCAAGCGCGACGCGAACAAGTGCAACATCGATCACAAGCTGCCCGAGGTCGACGCGAAGGCGCTCGCCGATCCGAACCGCCGCGACGCGGAGGTGCACCGGCTGTGGCAGGGCGAGGCGAGCGGCTCCCGCGCCGAGTGCGCGAGCTACTACGGCGTGTTCGACATGACCGGCAACGTGGACGAGTGGGTCGTCAACGAGAGCGGGAAGCCGTTCCGCAGCGGGAGCAAAGGCGGCTACTGGGGCCCGGTGCGGGCGCGTTGCCGCCCGATGACGACCGGCCACGCCGAGAGGTTCGCGCTCTACCAGACCGGCTTCCGCTGCTGCGCCGACGCGAAATGA